CGCCATAGCGCCGCCTGCCAGCGGTATTCGTCCGGCAGCGGCGTGCTGTTGTTGCGCGCGTCGATCTGCACGTCCTTGCCCGCGGCCCATGCCGCGAGCCAGTCCGCGCGGTACACCTGATACTGGTCGAACAGATCCGCCACCCGCTGCGCAAGCTGGAAGCGTTTGCGCTGGTCGTCGTCGCGGGACATGAAGCGTTTGAGCGGCGCGTACTCTGGTGATTCGAGCAGCTCGGGCAGCAGACGCGTGAGCCGCCATACGAGGCGCGATTTGTCGAACGGCGAGATGGCCGGCACCGAGTCTTCGCCAAGTACCGCGCGATACACCTGCCACAGGAAGCTCGCCGGCAGCGACATATCGAGCGCTGCCGAAATACCGCAACCACCGTCTTCAGGATCGGCGGCCAGAGCGAGTTTTAGCCATTGAGCAATGCCGTTGCTCTGGACGAGGATGACCTCCTTTTCCAGCGGCCTCAGCGGATGCTGGCGAATCCATTGCACCATCAGATCGCGCAGGCGTTCCGGCTGATTACCGTGGACCAGCATAAGCCCCGCGGGAATCGAACTCATGCGGCGGCCCTCAGGTCATCAATGGCACGTTGTTTGACGCCGAGGTCGTCCCACAGCTCCGGATGACAGGTGAACAACAGGATCTGATGGCGCGTTGCTGCGTCGAGCAGGGCGCGCTTCAATGCGTCGCGGCGTGTGCCGTCGGTGTGCACTGCGGCGTCGTCGAGCATCAACAGCGTGGGACGTCCGGAGGCTTTCAGCAAGTCCGCGTAGGCGAGGCGCGCGAGGATCCCCATCTGTTCGCGAGTACCGAAGCTGAGGGCATCGAGTGTGTCGATGCGGCCGTCTCGCTGCAACGCGATGGGGCTCAGGTCGTCGCCAAGTTCGAGCGCCGACTGCGGGAACAGACGCTTCAGATAGTGCCCGAGCCGTTCCGTCAACGGCGCGCGCAACTGAGCCACCGCCGCATCGCGTTCTTCGACCAGCACCTTGTCGAGCAGGCTCAACGCGCCGGCGCGCAGACTCAGTTCGGCTTTGCGGCGCTCCATCTGCTCAATCGAGGCGTGCACAGCGGCGAGCCGCTCGCCGAGCCCGGAAGCACCCATGGTTTCCAACTGGCTGCGCAGTTCGGCGATCCGCACTTGCCGCTCCTGCTGCTCGGTGCGTGCGAGTTCCGCCGACGCGCGATAGCGCTTCACTTCCGCAGCCGGATCGTCGGTGCGCGCGGCGCCGAGTTCCTGATTGCGTTCGTCGCGCTGCTTCGTCAATGCGTCCACACGTGCGCGCTGTTCGACGATTTTTGCCTGCCATTGCGAACGACGTGCGCGGAACGCTTCGTCCTGCAACTGTGCTTCCTTGCGTTGGACCTGTTCGGCAAGCGAGCCACTAGACGCGAGTGCGGTCGAACGCCGCTCGCTGGCTTGAGCCAACATCCGCGTCGCGGACTCGATCGCCTGGCGTGCCTCATCTGAAGTGCGACGCGCTTCGTCGACGCCTGGAGCACCCGTGACATCGGGCAATTCGGCAAGACGCTTGTCAGCTGTTTGGTGACGCGCCAGTGCGCTTGCTAACGAAGCACGCAGCGGCTCGATGCCCTTCGGTGCATGCACCGCGAGAATCTTTTGCTGGCTCTGCAGATGCGCCACCTGTGCCTTCCATTGTTCATGCCGCGTCTGCGCATCGCTGAGTGAAGCTACGCCCAAGGCTCGCAACAACTCCGCTTGCTGCGCCTCGGCATCGGACAGTTCCGTACGCAGCGCTGCGAGATCCGATACGCCGGGCACGATGCGCAACTCGCCGACGCCCGGCAGCTCGATAGTCTGCTCATCGTCGAGCCGCAATACGCCTTCGCCTGTGAGCGTTTCGCCGCCCACCACGATCGCCCCGCCGCTCAACCGATAGTCGATGCGCGTCATCGCAGCTTCCTTGCGCGCCCGCAGCACACTGATGCGCGATTCAAGCGCTTGCAGCCGCTGCAATTGGGCCACATCGATTTCGAGCGAGGCTGCGCTGCGCGTCGCGTCCAGCACCGCGGTCTGCGCAGCCTCCGCAGCAGCGATCGAAGTTTCAAGCCGCGCGATCTCGTCCTTGTGCAGCGTGATCTGATTGTTCAATTCCCGCGCCATCACGGCGGCATTCGCGAGTTCGAGCGCACGGGCTGCAGCATCACTAAACTGCTGGCAACGCGCCACTCCAGCGCTCGCTTGAGCGTGCTCAGCATCGGCTGTCAGCACCGCCGCCTTCGAACGTTCGAGTTGCTGCCGATCGTTGGCAAGCGTCGCTTCCAGTTCCGCCGCGCTTTGCTCCTGCTGCAACGACATGGCCAACTCGACTTCACTGACATGCAGCGTTTGCGCCAGCCCCTGTACGCTACGCTCGAGTTCGGCCAGCGCGGCAGCACGCGCCTGCGCTTGCGCCGCCTTTTGTTCGTGAGCTTCCCAAGGCCGCTTGCGTTGCGCATCCTCGAACGCTTCCTGCTGCGTCGCGAGACGCGTGAGGTTCTCGTCGAACTGACGACGTTGCGCATCGAGCGTGTCGCGTTCGCCCGCGAGCGTAGCCAAAGCCTGCTCAGCTTCAGCAAGCGGACCCGTCGAGCGTTGCGTGCGCGCGGTGAGCAGTTGCCGCAACTCGCGCTGCACCGCGCCGATCAACACATCTTCGCCGGCCGAGCTGTTACCGCCCGAAAGCTGCGTAAGCGCATCACGCAAATACAGTGCCGCGTGGCCGCTCGCATCGCGCACGTCATGCGTTTCGCCTTGCTGTACCCACAGCAACCCCGGCACACCGGCCTGATCGGCCTTCATCGCACCACGCGTCGCACGCGAGAAACCAAGCAGCGCCGCCAGCCGGTCCTCGGCTTCATCCTCGCCGAACACCTGCTGACCGATCCGCAGATCGCAGCGCTGCCGCGTGACGAACTGTTTGGCGAGCATGCAGGCGACGCCGTCAAGCGTGAAACTGACTTCCACCGACGGCTGCCCACTCGCCTTTCCCCAAGGCAACAGATCTTTCAGATGCGAGGCTTTGTAGCGTTCGAGAAACACCGTGCGCACCGCTTCGGCGATCGTGCTCTTGCCCGCCTCGTTCGGTCCGATAAACAGATTTAACCCCGGCTGCAGATCGCCGATGAACAGACGTCCGCTGAACTGCTTGAATTCCTGGATCGCGATGCTTTCTAGCTTCATGCAGGCCTCGCTTCACGCTGAAACTGGGCAAGCAGCAATAGCGCTTCCGCCGCGAGTTTCGCCTGCTGCGGGTCGGCCTGCAGATCGCGTAGACGCGCGACCACTTTGCCAAGGTAGCCGCTTTGCGCACCGAGCGCGGCGAGGTCGTCCTCAGTGGGCAGCACTTGCAGTTCGCTCATCTCCACGCGTAGTGCACGCACTCGTGCGCGGGCTTCGTCCACGGCGAGGCGTACGGCTTCGGCGGAGGCGAGATCGGTCGTGCCACGCACATCCAGCTTAAGCACGTCGGTCGCACCGAGCGCCTGCAGACGCGCTTTCAACGCATCCACATCGCTCGGCACCACGATCTCCTCTTCCCAACGCAACCAGCGATATTTACCCACAGGCACCGCCTGCACCGACGGCAACGCGCCCGGCTCGTCGAGCGTGACATCGAGCATGAAGCCCGGATCGTTGGCGCGGAAGCGGTCCTGCTCATGCGTGCCGGCGTACCACGTGCGAGCGTTCACCTGGAAGTGGCCGTGCCAGTCGCCCAGCGCGAGATAGTCGAGACGCGCGGTCTCGGCGCGGGTCGGCTCGATGGGATTGGTCGAATCGATTCCTTCCTGCAGGATGCCGCTCACGCTGCCGTGAGCCAGGGCAACGCGGAAATAATCGGGTGGCGTCGGCGTCTGGTCAAAAAACGCCGTGGTGTCGTCGTAGGTGATGCGCTGCGTAAGCGGCGCGCAGAGGAACGCGCACTTCAGCGCGTCGAACTGGACGACGCCCGGTGTCAGCACGACATGCACATTCGCCGGGATACAGTTCAAACGCTGCGCACGCGTCCAGACACTTTCGACCAGCGCCGCATCGTGATTGCCGGGCAGCATGATCCACGCGCCGGTAAAGCCTGCGAGCGCGCCGAACAGGCGCCGGATGACGGTATCGGAGACAGTCTGCTGATCGAATACATCGCCGGCCACCAGCACCGCATCGACGCGG
The sequence above is drawn from the Paraburkholderia phenazinium genome and encodes:
- a CDS encoding AAA family ATPase, producing MKLESIAIQEFKQFSGRLFIGDLQPGLNLFIGPNEAGKSTIAEAVRTVFLERYKASHLKDLLPWGKASGQPSVEVSFTLDGVACMLAKQFVTRQRCDLRIGQQVFGEDEAEDRLAALLGFSRATRGAMKADQAGVPGLLWVQQGETHDVRDASGHAALYLRDALTQLSGGNSSAGEDVLIGAVQRELRQLLTARTQRSTGPLAEAEQALATLAGERDTLDAQRRQFDENLTRLATQQEAFEDAQRKRPWEAHEQKAAQAQARAAALAELERSVQGLAQTLHVSEVELAMSLQQEQSAAELEATLANDRQQLERSKAAVLTADAEHAQASAGVARCQQFSDAAARALELANAAVMARELNNQITLHKDEIARLETSIAAAEAAQTAVLDATRSAASLEIDVAQLQRLQALESRISVLRARKEAAMTRIDYRLSGGAIVVGGETLTGEGVLRLDDEQTIELPGVGELRIVPGVSDLAALRTELSDAEAQQAELLRALGVASLSDAQTRHEQWKAQVAHLQSQQKILAVHAPKGIEPLRASLASALARHQTADKRLAELPDVTGAPGVDEARRTSDEARQAIESATRMLAQASERRSTALASSGSLAEQVQRKEAQLQDEAFRARRSQWQAKIVEQRARVDALTKQRDERNQELGAARTDDPAAEVKRYRASAELARTEQQERQVRIAELRSQLETMGASGLGERLAAVHASIEQMERRKAELSLRAGALSLLDKVLVEERDAAVAQLRAPLTERLGHYLKRLFPQSALELGDDLSPIALQRDGRIDTLDALSFGTREQMGILARLAYADLLKASGRPTLLMLDDAAVHTDGTRRDALKRALLDAATRHQILLFTCHPELWDDLGVKQRAIDDLRAAA
- a CDS encoding metallophosphoesterase family protein codes for the protein MIRFLHTADWQIGTQFGQFDAEEAAHLAEARFGTVRRIASEAATRRVDAVLVAGDVFDQQTVSDTVIRRLFGALAGFTGAWIMLPGNHDAALVESVWTRAQRLNCIPANVHVVLTPGVVQFDALKCAFLCAPLTQRITYDDTTAFFDQTPTPPDYFRVALAHGSVSGILQEGIDSTNPIEPTRAETARLDYLALGDWHGHFQVNARTWYAGTHEQDRFRANDPGFMLDVTLDEPGALPSVQAVPVGKYRWLRWEEEIVVPSDVDALKARLQALGATDVLKLDVRGTTDLASAEAVRLAVDEARARVRALRVEMSELQVLPTEDDLAALGAQSGYLGKVVARLRDLQADPQQAKLAAEALLLLAQFQREARPA